CCTCGAAGTCGACGTCGTCGCCGTCGTCCGTGTCGTCGTCGTTCGTAACGTTGCGGTTCCGGTAGAGAACGACGGCGGCCGCGGCAGCCGTGACCACCGAGGCAATCAGGAACACCACGCCGCCGGTGCGGACTGCGGTGTACGACTCCCGGATTTCGCGTGCCTCGTCGGTGGCGTCCTGGATGTTCTTGCCGCCCACGGAATACACCGTTGCGTTGAAGGAGTCCAGGAAGAAGATGATTAGCAGGAGCGCGAGGCACACCACGGCGATTGCCGAACCGGCGATCAGCGCAGGCCGGGCGTACCTTGCAAGGCCCGTGCGTTGGTGGTGGTCATTGCCCTGATCATCGACGGGTGGCTGCGGCCCTGCGCTGTCTTCCATGCCCCCAACCCTATCGGCACCGTGGCTGTCCGGCCTCTCGATTAGGCTTGATGACATGGCTGACGCACCGCAGGACCTGATCGCCCCACTCCTGACCAGTGAAGGCTGGGAGCTGCTCGCATCGCTGGGGCCGTACCGCGAGGACGAGGCGTTCCGGCTCAATGACTCGCTTCGGAAGGCCGGCCACTCCCCCGCCCTGGTGTCCGCGGTCCTCACCCAGTCCCGGCTGCGGACCAAGGCCGAGGCGAAGTTCGGCGAATTCGCCCGGCAGATGATTTTCACCCAGGCCGGGCTGGAGCAGGCCACGCGGCTCAACGTTGCGGCCCGGCACGCCGAACGCTTCGCGGCCGCCGGGATTGGCCATGTGGCGGACCTCGGCTGCGGGCTGGGCGCCGATTCGATGGCGCTGGCCTCCATGGACATCAAGGTCACCGCCGTGGAAATGGACGAGACCACCGCCGCCTGCGCCACCATGAACCTCATTCCGTTCCCGCACGCCAGCGTGGTCCACTCCGATGCCACCTCCGTTCCGCTCGACGGGGTGGACGGCGTCTGGCTGGACCCGGCCCGCCGCACCACGTCCACATCCGGGACCCGGAGAATCTGGGATCCGGAGGAGTTCTCCCCGCCACTGTCCTTCGTGGAATCCCTCGCAGCGTCGGGACGGGCGGTGGGTGTGAAGATGGGCCCCGGCATCCCGCACGATTCAGTTCCCGCCGGCTGCGAGGCGCAGTGGGTTTCGGTGGGCGGCGACGTCACCGAGGTCACGCTGTGGTTCAACGCGGTCAGCCGGCCCGGCATCCGGCGGGCAGCCCTGCTGCTCGGCCCGCAGGGCGCCGCCGAGATCACCAGCACGGAAGAGTTCGACGGCGGTCCCGTCGCCCCGGTGGGCCCGGTGGCGGGCTACCTGTACGAGCCGGACGGCGCCGTCATCCGGGCTGGGCTGGTGGCGGATGTCGCGGCCAGGCTCGGCGGCCACCTCCTGGACGAGCACATCGCCTACATCTGCGCGCCCGGGCTCGTGGATACTCCTTTTGCCAGGGCCTACAAGGTCCTGGAGGTCATGCCCTTCAACGTCAAGGCGCTGAAGGCATGGGTTAAACAGCACAACGTCGGCGTGCTGGACATCAAAAAGCGCGGCACCTCGGTGACCCCGGAGGAACTGCGCAAGCAGCTTCTCGCCGGGGGCAGGAACGGCGGGAAGGGTTCGAAGGGCAAAAAGACAGCCACCCTTGTCCTCACCAGGATCGGAGAGGACCGGGTGGCCATCTCGGTGGAGCCTGTACAGGCACAGGCCTAGCCGGCGCCGCAGGCTGCCGGGCCGGAGCTACTGGGCCGGGTGACTGGGCCCGGAGTTACTGGGCCCGGAGTTACTGGGCCCGGGTAAACTCTTCGGCCGCACGGACCTGTTCGTCGGTGGGCCGGATGCCGGTGTACAGGACGAACTGCTCCAGCGCCTGGATGGTGGCCACTTCCGCCCCGGTGATCACCGTCTTTCCGGCTGCACGGCCTGCCTGGATGAGCGGCGTCTCAGCAGGGAGCGCCACGACGTCGAACACCAGCTGCGCGGCATCCACGGCCTCCTGCGGGAAGGACAGCGAGTCCGCATCCGGCCCCCCGGCCATGCCGACCGGCGTGACGTTGATGATCATGTCAGCCGTGCCGCCGGCGTCCGCGGCGGGAAGCTCGGCGCTCCACTTGAAGCCGTAGAGGTGGGCGAGCGCCCGCCCGGCTGCCTCGTTGCGGGCGATGATGGTGACGTCGGTGAAGCCTGCGTCACGAAGAGCCGCAGCAGTGGCCTTGGCCATGCCGCCGGCGCCTTTGAGCAGCACCGAGTAGCTGGTGGGGACCGCGTTGCGTTTCAGCAGCTGCTCGATCGCCGTGTAGTCCGTGTTGTAGGCCGTGAGCCGGCCGCCGTCGTTCACGATCGTGTTGACTGAATCGATGGCCTTGGCCGAGGGGTCCATGACATCCACCAGGGCAATCACGTCTTCCTTGTACGGCATGGACAC
This genomic window from Arthrobacter sp. 24S4-2 contains:
- a CDS encoding shikimate 5-dehydrogenase, giving the protein MTLCISLSARPSNNGTRFHNHLYDQLGLNWIYKAFAPTDLAQAIAGVRGLGIRGCAVSMPYKEDVIALVDVMDPSAKAIDSVNTIVNDGGRLTAYNTDYTAIEQLLKRNAVPTSYSVLLKGAGGMAKATAAALRDAGFTDVTIIARNEAAGRALAHLYGFKWSAELPAADAGGTADMIINVTPVGMAGGPDADSLSFPQEAVDAAQLVFDVVALPAETPLIQAGRAAGKTVITGAEVATIQALEQFVLYTGIRPTDEQVRAAEEFTRAQ
- a CDS encoding class I SAM-dependent methyltransferase yields the protein MADAPQDLIAPLLTSEGWELLASLGPYREDEAFRLNDSLRKAGHSPALVSAVLTQSRLRTKAEAKFGEFARQMIFTQAGLEQATRLNVAARHAERFAAAGIGHVADLGCGLGADSMALASMDIKVTAVEMDETTAACATMNLIPFPHASVVHSDATSVPLDGVDGVWLDPARRTTSTSGTRRIWDPEEFSPPLSFVESLAASGRAVGVKMGPGIPHDSVPAGCEAQWVSVGGDVTEVTLWFNAVSRPGIRRAALLLGPQGAAEITSTEEFDGGPVAPVGPVAGYLYEPDGAVIRAGLVADVAARLGGHLLDEHIAYICAPGLVDTPFARAYKVLEVMPFNVKALKAWVKQHNVGVLDIKKRGTSVTPEELRKQLLAGGRNGGKGSKGKKTATLVLTRIGEDRVAISVEPVQAQA